In one window of Cytophagaceae bacterium ABcell3 DNA:
- a CDS encoding PKD domain-containing protein, producing the protein MLIFFSSQLHGQLLSEEQADTTLYKVIHMPFNSTASDFCAVPYRDGIIFCSARKSVNSVSFFSDGSGHQMSNLFYTENTYANRWTKPRLFSRIFFSRFNEGPVCFDENYSTMFFTANLNPASVGKERKKDAYSLKIFRARMVNNEWVNIQSLPFNSDKYSNGHPSLSADGTKLFFASDMPGGYGGSDIYVSVYKEGSWSKPMNLGPDVNTSGDELFPYITHDGSLYFASDGHKGLGGLDVYSASFVNDKWTNVSNLGKPVNSDADDFGFLIEKNGITGYFSSNRNGSADNIYRFERSSPKCDTVQNVDFCFTFFEKSSLEESSLPLAYEWSLGDGNKKRGAEINHCYEKSGSYTIQLNIIDSITGKVFFNEATYEISIDPIRKPYFELVGGKVVDNTAIFDASRSSLPHCIIDEYLWDFGDGFTSLGKQVKHRYSSPGVYEVYLNISGVSDISGGECSSCVTKKIKVPANDSLMVDSLAMQASGQLSSVHHASESDSLIYKVQLTSSETPIPLDSERFCGIDQPVSEYYDRGQYGYTVGEETELLAAYPLYVDIKEKGFEDAQVVAFSNGKLVSGNDTSNTSQSQEPTSVTYLSGRTINRFGEPLPATVYLEDLTYGKKIAVFSTDSSEGRFEIMLMNNRLYGFYAEYPDHYSVSNHIDLRDESRSLEIKKNIELVAIEHMADDNFSLRINNLFFDSNSSKVSSESYAELDRLAKMIKKHNNVKVEIAGHTDNINTHDYNLKLSQKRAEAVKDYLVSIGVGKNQITAKGYGFTRPLVSNSTERGRYLNRRVEFRFVFD; encoded by the coding sequence ATGCTAATTTTTTTTAGCAGTCAGCTGCACGGACAGCTTTTGTCGGAAGAACAAGCTGATACCACTTTATATAAAGTGATTCACATGCCATTTAACTCTACGGCTTCTGACTTTTGCGCAGTACCGTATAGAGATGGCATAATTTTCTGTTCGGCTCGGAAGAGTGTAAACAGTGTTTCTTTTTTCTCTGATGGTTCGGGGCATCAAATGAGTAATCTTTTTTATACAGAGAATACCTATGCCAACCGATGGACTAAACCAAGGTTATTTTCCAGGATATTCTTTAGCCGTTTCAACGAGGGGCCTGTTTGTTTTGATGAAAACTATTCTACTATGTTCTTTACGGCCAACCTTAACCCGGCTTCTGTAGGTAAAGAAAGGAAGAAAGATGCCTATTCTTTAAAAATTTTTAGGGCAAGGATGGTAAATAATGAGTGGGTGAATATTCAAAGCCTTCCTTTTAACAGTGACAAATATTCAAACGGTCACCCTAGCCTTTCTGCAGACGGGACTAAACTGTTTTTTGCATCCGATATGCCAGGTGGGTATGGAGGGAGCGACATTTACGTTTCTGTTTACAAAGAAGGAAGCTGGAGTAAACCAATGAATCTTGGTCCTGATGTCAATACAAGTGGTGATGAGCTGTTTCCCTATATAACCCATGACGGAAGTTTGTATTTTGCTTCAGATGGACACAAAGGTTTAGGTGGACTCGATGTGTATTCTGCTAGTTTTGTGAATGACAAATGGACAAATGTATCTAATCTCGGAAAGCCTGTAAACTCAGATGCTGATGATTTTGGGTTTCTCATTGAAAAAAATGGCATTACTGGCTACTTTTCTTCTAACCGTAATGGATCTGCAGATAATATTTATAGGTTTGAAAGAAGCAGTCCTAAATGTGACACAGTTCAAAATGTCGATTTTTGCTTCACTTTTTTCGAAAAAAGTTCTTTAGAGGAGTCTTCTTTACCTTTGGCTTATGAGTGGTCTCTTGGTGATGGCAATAAAAAAAGGGGCGCAGAAATAAACCATTGCTATGAAAAATCTGGCTCTTATACTATACAGTTAAATATTATTGACAGTATTACAGGAAAAGTCTTCTTTAATGAAGCTACTTATGAAATTTCTATAGACCCTATCAGAAAGCCTTATTTTGAGCTTGTGGGCGGAAAAGTTGTTGACAATACAGCTATATTTGATGCTTCCAGATCATCCTTGCCGCATTGTATTATAGATGAATATCTATGGGACTTTGGAGATGGTTTTACTTCATTAGGCAAGCAAGTGAAGCACAGGTATTCGTCACCTGGTGTTTATGAGGTTTACCTTAATATTTCAGGCGTATCCGATATCTCTGGTGGAGAATGTTCTTCTTGCGTAACTAAAAAGATAAAAGTCCCTGCCAATGATAGTTTGATGGTTGACTCTTTGGCAATGCAGGCGTCTGGGCAATTGTCTTCTGTGCACCATGCATCGGAAAGTGACTCTCTTATATATAAAGTGCAGCTTACTTCTTCTGAAACCCCTATCCCTTTGGATTCTGAACGGTTTTGTGGTATTGATCAACCTGTTTCTGAATATTATGACCGGGGGCAATATGGGTATACAGTGGGAGAAGAAACCGAACTTTTAGCCGCATATCCTTTATATGTAGACATTAAAGAAAAGGGCTTCGAGGATGCTCAAGTCGTTGCTTTTAGCAATGGGAAGCTTGTATCTGGAAACGACACATCCAATACATCGCAAAGTCAAGAACCTACATCTGTTACATATTTGAGCGGAAGAACCATAAATCGTTTTGGAGAACCATTGCCGGCGACAGTATATCTTGAGGATTTAACTTATGGTAAAAAAATTGCTGTTTTTTCTACAGATTCTTCTGAAGGGCGGTTTGAAATTATGCTAATGAACAACCGTCTTTATGGGTTTTATGCAGAATACCCAGACCACTACTCTGTTTCTAATCATATAGACCTTAGGGATGAAAGCCGGAGTTTAGAAATCAAAAAGAACATTGAGCTTGTTGCCATAGAGCATATGGCTGATGACAATTTTTCCTTAAGAATAAATAATCTTTTCTTTGACTCTAACTCATCAAAAGTATCCAGCGAATCATATGCAGAGTTGGATAGGTTGGCAAAGATGATTAAGAAACATAATAATGTAAAAGTAGAAATTGCTGGGCATACAGATAATATCAACACACATGACTATAACTTAAAGTTGTCTCAGAAAAGAGCGGAAGCCGTGAAAGATTACCTGGTGTCTATAGGCGTTGGTAAAAACCAAATTACAGCTAAAGGATATGGTTTTACAAGACCTTTGGTAAGTAATTCTACTGAAAGAGGTAGATATCTTAACAGAAGGGTTGAATTTCGTTTTGTTTTTGACTAA
- a CDS encoding globin, translated as MDKTVYERLGAENLKLLVDKFYDLVFADPDISHLFSRTPKEEIKKKQYMFLTQFLGGPSLYSEAYGHPRMRARHMPHEISEDSAVAWLKCMHAAIQQLPVDEQLKEDLFNRFPQTAFFMVNKQ; from the coding sequence ATGGATAAAACTGTTTATGAAAGATTGGGGGCTGAAAATTTAAAATTGCTTGTTGATAAATTTTATGATTTGGTGTTTGCTGATCCTGATATAAGCCACCTGTTCAGTAGAACACCAAAGGAAGAAATAAAAAAGAAGCAATACATGTTTTTGACTCAGTTTTTGGGAGGTCCTTCTTTGTATTCAGAAGCATATGGCCATCCGCGAATGCGGGCCAGGCATATGCCCCATGAAATATCCGAAGATTCGGCAGTAGCCTGGTTAAAGTGCATGCATGCTGCTATTCAGCAACTCCCTGTAGATGAACAGTTAAAAGAAGATTTGTTTAATAGGTTTCCACAAACCGCATTTTTTATGGTCAATAAGCAATAG
- a CDS encoding PorP/SprF family type IX secretion system membrane protein, with protein MHINVINADPTPFQSITSTLVKEKLITELYKIVFLVLALLGFHSAALAQADKHNQLLDQYIFNPLVINPAYAGKNQALTAVAHHRYQDHRFSAGRLIQSVSLHSPIGGENYNVGGIIALDRFGDRPTADVMAMYAWRIPVKKGHLSLGVQGGARFIGHDLNTFDDENTLGNAILPRFGGGVYYHVDDFFVGLALPDNVISTINIPETISNIVPHRLYTFIIGNTFRVNENFDVLPSVLLRRFGSGGVFADFNGSVIYDKRFSIGGSFRPERSIALITQMELGQFNIGYSFERWAHRWSGITARVHELVLTYNFRYNVKTVHPRNFK; from the coding sequence TTGCACATTAATGTAATAAATGCGGATCCTACCCCATTTCAAAGTATTACTTCAACATTAGTTAAGGAAAAATTGATCACAGAACTATATAAAATTGTCTTTTTGGTGCTTGCCCTGTTAGGGTTTCACAGTGCTGCGTTGGCACAAGCTGATAAGCATAACCAGCTTCTGGATCAGTATATATTTAACCCTTTAGTCATTAATCCAGCATATGCTGGTAAGAACCAAGCACTCACGGCAGTAGCGCACCACCGGTATCAGGATCATCGTTTTTCTGCCGGACGGCTTATACAGTCAGTTTCCCTGCACAGTCCTATAGGTGGTGAGAACTACAATGTGGGAGGTATTATAGCGCTCGATAGGTTTGGAGATAGACCTACGGCTGATGTAATGGCTATGTATGCATGGCGAATACCTGTGAAGAAAGGACATCTCTCTTTAGGGGTACAGGGTGGTGCGAGGTTTATAGGGCATGATTTAAATACTTTTGATGACGAAAATACTTTGGGCAATGCTATTCTGCCACGTTTTGGCGGAGGCGTATATTATCATGTTGATGATTTCTTTGTAGGGCTTGCTTTGCCTGATAATGTAATTAGTACTATAAATATCCCAGAAACTATATCCAATATAGTCCCACATAGATTATATACTTTTATTATTGGAAACACTTTTCGTGTAAATGAAAATTTTGATGTATTGCCATCCGTTCTTCTGAGAAGGTTTGGTTCAGGTGGTGTCTTTGCAGACTTTAATGGAAGTGTCATTTATGACAAAAGATTTTCTATAGGTGGATCTTTCAGACCAGAGCGGTCAATAGCGTTAATAACTCAAATGGAATTAGGGCAATTTAACATAGGTTATTCTTTTGAACGGTGGGCACATCGGTGGAGCGGTATTACCGCCAGAGTACACGAGCTTGTATTGACCTATAATTTTCGCTATAATGTAAAAACTGTACATCCTAGAAATTTTAAATAG
- a CDS encoding two-component regulator propeller domain-containing protein, which translates to MSFKKLYIWSVVWVLFLQNASSQTFNFRNFDINDGLPQSYVYALQQDQDGFLWVGTGEGLCRFDGRNFRTFKISDGLAENFITASHFSPDGIMWTGHYHGGISYFNGTDFKHLPTGAYATSSITGFADLPDKTLLASTQASGLVLVGLKSGVHHIELPEERIITSIRSFANGEILIGTNEGLLLCKLEKKEIIVLKEFLNDVQVLNISPAKENSAFWISTGEEGIYKYRQKSKNPLQKVSIPLDFAEQKINLTYEDRDGNLWLSFLGEGIHRLYNNDDGYEKAGHYTTSSGLSSDYVRSILEDREGNIWIGTVGGGLDQLMDPVFTLYTHKDGLPSDDIAALYLDDQQQLWLGCENKLVGMVGGNKVPEVVFELPNETSSNSFEITSICEDDSGDLLLGTVREGVWKYSRKDKIAEKFFYSSHNLLHNRIKGLSKDKNGNIWIATEEGVFNYRSKDKSFKHLTMEDGLAHNNVFYAYPDNLGYIWFATHGTGLSCFLNDSIINHPSPIDTRGIETNCFARDKDGNLWIGTYGQGIFIFDGKEFVYNYTAKDGLVSNYCYSIHADRNGNIWVGHKTGISKFLVEKNTFSKYQKKEGFLVEGVNSHSIIEDQSNIYFGTGNGLLKYNFRADKTMMAGPLISLSDISLFFKKTDWNQFSKNVTGLARLPQNLVLPHNKNHLTFSVSGISLTAPDKVKYQYKLEGFDSEWSLITNEDFITYSNIPPGDYTFKAMAVNNMGVNSKAVSFEFSVSSPFWKTWWFMILTATSGLGLMAMFVKVRTDNLRKQREVLQEEKSKLLSEIRVRKRAERKQKISEEKLKQTNKELNLFIYKSSHDIRGPLKSVKGLTELGKMELKERLAHSYLNMINDSVDRLDAITKNLIEIVEMTEADIDSCMVDFNQLVASVIEDGVEQECAVKNIKIDVTIEVEKEFYNDFKLLHTILKNIIDNSIFFYNPERPSSYIKIRIATYRNGIIITVSDNGLGIDKSVQDRCFEMFYRGSSLSKGSGLGLYVVQKIATRLEGFVKLDSNLNEGTSIDIYIPNLK; encoded by the coding sequence TTGAGTTTTAAGAAGCTTTATATTTGGAGTGTAGTTTGGGTGCTTTTTCTCCAAAATGCATCTTCACAAACATTTAATTTTCGCAACTTTGATATTAATGATGGCCTACCGCAATCATATGTGTATGCCTTACAGCAAGACCAAGATGGTTTTTTATGGGTAGGTACGGGAGAAGGCCTTTGCCGATTTGATGGACGGAATTTCCGAACATTTAAAATTTCTGACGGTCTCGCAGAAAATTTTATTACTGCCTCTCATTTTTCTCCTGATGGAATTATGTGGACAGGTCATTATCATGGAGGAATCTCTTACTTTAATGGTACTGACTTTAAGCACCTGCCCACAGGTGCTTACGCTACAAGTAGTATTACAGGGTTTGCAGACCTTCCTGATAAAACATTATTGGCTTCTACACAGGCCAGTGGACTTGTATTAGTTGGACTAAAATCAGGGGTGCACCATATAGAGCTTCCTGAAGAAAGAATTATCACCTCTATTAGGAGCTTTGCAAACGGTGAAATCCTTATTGGTACCAATGAAGGATTGTTGTTGTGCAAGCTAGAAAAAAAAGAGATTATCGTTCTTAAGGAGTTTTTGAATGATGTCCAGGTTCTTAATATTTCCCCTGCAAAAGAAAATAGCGCTTTTTGGATCTCTACCGGGGAAGAAGGCATTTACAAGTACCGGCAGAAAAGTAAAAATCCTTTACAAAAAGTGTCCATACCTTTGGATTTTGCTGAACAAAAAATTAACCTGACCTACGAAGACCGGGATGGTAACCTTTGGTTAAGTTTTTTGGGAGAAGGTATTCACAGGCTTTATAATAATGACGACGGCTATGAAAAAGCTGGTCATTATACTACATCTTCTGGTCTAAGCAGTGATTATGTCAGGTCGATATTGGAAGATCGCGAAGGCAATATTTGGATAGGCACTGTAGGTGGTGGCCTAGATCAGTTAATGGATCCTGTATTTACGCTCTACACCCATAAAGATGGCCTTCCCAGTGATGACATTGCTGCTTTGTACTTAGATGACCAACAGCAGTTGTGGCTAGGATGTGAAAACAAACTTGTTGGTATGGTCGGTGGTAATAAAGTGCCAGAAGTGGTCTTTGAATTACCCAATGAAACTTCAAGTAATAGCTTTGAAATCACAAGCATCTGTGAAGATGATTCAGGTGATTTACTATTGGGGACTGTTAGGGAAGGTGTATGGAAATACAGCAGGAAAGATAAAATAGCTGAAAAGTTTTTTTACTCTTCTCATAATCTTTTACATAATAGGATAAAAGGTTTGTCTAAGGATAAAAACGGCAATATATGGATTGCTACTGAAGAAGGTGTTTTTAACTACCGCTCTAAAGATAAAAGCTTTAAGCACCTTACTATGGAAGATGGCTTGGCACATAATAATGTTTTTTATGCTTATCCTGACAACTTAGGATATATTTGGTTTGCTACACATGGTACTGGTCTCTCTTGTTTTTTAAATGACTCAATTATTAACCACCCCTCTCCTATCGATACACGCGGTATCGAAACCAACTGCTTTGCCAGGGATAAGGATGGTAATCTTTGGATTGGAACCTATGGACAGGGTATCTTTATTTTTGACGGCAAAGAGTTTGTTTATAACTATACAGCCAAAGATGGACTGGTTTCTAACTATTGTTACTCTATACATGCAGACCGTAACGGTAATATTTGGGTGGGGCACAAAACTGGAATTTCTAAGTTTTTGGTAGAAAAAAACACTTTTAGTAAATATCAAAAAAAGGAAGGTTTTTTAGTCGAAGGAGTCAATAGCCACTCTATAATAGAAGACCAAAGCAATATTTATTTTGGAACTGGAAATGGCCTCTTAAAATATAATTTTAGAGCTGATAAAACAATGATGGCTGGACCATTGATCAGTCTTTCGGACATAAGCCTTTTCTTTAAGAAGACAGACTGGAACCAGTTTTCTAAAAATGTAACCGGACTGGCAAGGTTGCCTCAAAACCTGGTCTTGCCCCATAATAAAAATCACCTGACATTTTCTGTTTCTGGCATTAGCTTGACAGCTCCTGACAAAGTCAAGTATCAGTATAAATTGGAAGGCTTTGACAGTGAATGGTCACTCATTACCAATGAAGACTTTATTACTTACTCCAATATTCCTCCTGGTGATTATACATTTAAAGCCATGGCTGTGAATAATATGGGCGTAAACAGTAAAGCTGTATCATTTGAGTTTTCTGTGTCATCCCCATTTTGGAAAACGTGGTGGTTTATGATTCTAACAGCCACTTCTGGGCTAGGGTTAATGGCTATGTTTGTAAAGGTGAGAACTGATAACCTTAGAAAACAACGAGAAGTCCTTCAGGAAGAAAAATCTAAATTACTATCTGAAATCAGGGTTCGTAAACGGGCTGAGCGTAAGCAAAAAATAAGTGAAGAGAAGCTAAAGCAAACTAATAAAGAACTTAATTTATTTATTTACAAGTCTTCTCATGATATAAGAGGGCCACTAAAATCTGTTAAGGGTTTGACTGAACTAGGCAAAATGGAGTTAAAAGAACGATTAGCGCATAGTTATCTAAATATGATAAATGACAGCGTTGACCGTTTAGACGCTATAACCAAAAACCTGATTGAGATTGTAGAAATGACAGAAGCTGATATTGATAGCTGCATGGTTGATTTCAATCAATTAGTTGCTTCTGTAATAGAAGATGGAGTAGAACAGGAGTGTGCTGTAAAAAATATTAAGATTGATGTTACAATAGAAGTTGAAAAGGAGTTTTACAATGATTTTAAGCTTCTACACACCATTTTAAAAAACATTATTGACAACTCTATCTTTTTCTATAACCCAGAAAGGCCATCTTCTTACATCAAAATAAGGATTGCTACTTATAGAAATGGGATAATCATTACTGTGAGCGATAATGGCTTGGGGATTGATAAATCTGTACAAGACAGGTGCTTTGAGATGTTTTATAGAGGGTCAAGTTTGTCAAAAGGGTCTGGCTTGGGCTTATATGTGGTTCAAAAGATTGCAACAAGGCTTGAAGGGTTTGTTAAGCTTGACTCAAACTTGAATGAAGGTACTAGTATTGATATTTATATACCCAACCTTAAATAG
- a CDS encoding CDGSH iron-sulfur domain-containing protein yields MASTKLTVNNNGSLKVEGDFEIVDQQGNVYDLGGRNLVSLCRCGLSQNKPFCDGAHKGKLDHEAKAFDLPPKK; encoded by the coding sequence ATGGCATCAACAAAACTAACCGTAAACAACAATGGATCATTGAAAGTTGAAGGCGATTTTGAAATAGTAGATCAGCAAGGCAATGTTTATGATCTCGGAGGCAGAAATTTAGTTAGTCTTTGCCGTTGTGGGCTTTCTCAAAATAAGCCTTTTTGTGATGGCGCTCATAAAGGTAAGCTTGATCACGAAGCAAAAGCTTTTGATTTACCTCCAAAAAAATAA